A region of the Dickeya chrysanthemi NCPPB 402 genome:
ACGACGCGACCTTCTGCAATCTCTTTTGCCTGAATCGCACCGCCGATATCCATTTGCGACATCAGCCAGCCGCCAAAGATATCGCCGTTGGCATTGGTATCCGCCGGCATGGCCAGCGTGCGTAGCACCAGCTCGCCGTGAGGTAGTACGTCTTGTTTGCTCATAGGGTCAACGAATCCGCTTGTGAGTAGTCAATAATCAAGTTTGTGCAGGTGGTTACTTGTCGCCTTCACTTTCCGTCTTTTCCGGTTCGGCCGGCAGATGACGATAAATGTAAACGCCGCACAACAATGTAAATACCAGAGTCAGGCCGGTGAGACCAAATACTTTAAAGTCAACCCAAACACTTTGCGGCAACCAGAACGCAATATAAATGTTCGCCAGGCCGCACAGCAGGAAAAATATCGCCCATGAAATATTCAGCCTGGACCATACCATTGCCGGTAATGTCAGCTCTTTACCCAGCATGCGTTGGATCAACGGCTTTTTCATCACAAATTGGCTGAACAGTAAGGCGAGGGAGAACAGTGTGTAAATAATGGTGACTTTCCATTTGATGAATTGATCGTTGTGGAATACCAAGGTCAGCGTGCCGAACACGGCCACCATCAGGAAAGTCAACAGCATCATTTTTTCGATTTTGCGGTAAATGAACCAGCTAAACAGTAATGCTGCCGCCGTTGCGGCAATCAATGCACCGGAGGCGACATAGATGTCGTACAGTTTATAACAAACAAAAAAGACAACAAGAGGAATAAAATCAATAATTTGCTTCATTATGTTAATCCATCGCTTATCCGGTACGGGGCCGCGTATATCAAAAAAGAGTGAACCGTATCTGAATTATTATCGCCGTTTGCGCCGAGTGATTCCCGATTTATCGTAACAATTTGCAGAAAATTACGTTATCACTCTTCATGGCGGTCTGATCAGGAGCGGCGTTCACGCCGCTCAGGTACAAGGCAGGTATATTCAACCGCGAATCAGCATGTACAAACGAAAGACATAAACCAGCAACATGGCGGAAATGATGTTACTGATGCCGTTGAGGAGCACCGCCATGGCGGTAGGCGATACCATCGGTAAACGCGCGAGCAACAGCAGCAATGCAACTTTGGCCAGTAACCAGAGCATGACCGCCGGGGCTGTCTGGCGGAAATGAGCAAATGCCAGTTTGCTGCTGGTACGCATGGAAGCCAATACGCCACGCTTTTCGGTGACGGCGATGACCGGTGACAGGCTAAAGGCGATAGACAGTAAAATCCCCGGCACAACGACTAACAGCATGCCTAACTGAATTAACAACGTGCAAATCAGTATCAGCAGAAACAGGCGGGGTAACAATGATGCAGAAGCGGCGACGGCACGCAACGCACTGGTTTGATGGCCGGCCGACACCAGTTGGATCAGCATCAGCATTCCGCCGGTTAACAGAGCATTACCGACCAATGTAGCAAAGGTACCGGCAGCAGACGCTTTCAACAGCACCATTTGTTGCTCAGGAGAAAGTTGTTGGATGATGTCACTGATACCGGGCTGCTCAATGGCAGACAAATCGACATTACTATTGCTGAGAAGCTGCAACTGTTCGCTGTCGGGGGTAAAGGCGTGCCCGAGAACGACGGTGATTAACGATGTCAGCAGCGCCAGCATGAGAATGCTGAAAAACTGGTTACGTGTAAAATTCAAGGTGTCACGGTACAACCTGCTGGCCGTGATAGGCATGAAAACTCCTTGGCAAAGGTTAGCAATAGAACATTATCCGGCTATTGTAACCCGTTCGAGAGTTCCGTGGCACCCCGGCATGACTTTCTGCCATGCGCTTATTTTTATTCTGATTTATGAGCACGGCAGCGGCAGATGAGCCGGAATAAGCGGTGGTAGCCCATAGGCGGCGCGTGCCCGGTCACAGGCATCGTTACGTTGGCCGTACTCTCCCGAGCGCTCAAATTCATGACAAGGGGTGGGCCGTTGGGCATAAATACGACAACTTACCGACTCACCGATGTTGCCCTCCAGTGCACAACAGCGAATAGGGTGGCTGTTCGTGCCCGCCATACAGCGCAGAAATGGCGTTACCGGTTCTGTCAGCTCAGCAGGAACGGTGCCACCGCCATCATTCGCTTCAGACCAGTAAAAAGACACCCGAAAATAACCGCAGCATGCGCCGCACGCCATACAAGGATTCGCGTCATTACTCATAGTTGATTATCTACCGGCCTCACTCGGCGTTGAATCACAGATTAAAAGCTAACATTACGCCGGAATATCCGAATTGGCTGCTTATTTTCTGCGCAGGCAGATAAGTGGCGCTCGATGTGCTTTTTGATTTGGATCAATTCTTTGTTTTTTAGTGACTTGGCGCGATTTGA
Encoded here:
- a CDS encoding septation protein A → MKQIIDFIPLVVFFVCYKLYDIYVASGALIAATAAALLFSWFIYRKIEKMMLLTFLMVAVFGTLTLVFHNDQFIKWKVTIIYTLFSLALLFSQFVMKKPLIQRMLGKELTLPAMVWSRLNISWAIFFLLCGLANIYIAFWLPQSVWVDFKVFGLTGLTLVFTLLCGVYIYRHLPAEPEKTESEGDK
- a CDS encoding YciC family protein yields the protein MPITASRLYRDTLNFTRNQFFSILMLALLTSLITVVLGHAFTPDSEQLQLLSNSNVDLSAIEQPGISDIIQQLSPEQQMVLLKASAAGTFATLVGNALLTGGMLMLIQLVSAGHQTSALRAVAASASLLPRLFLLILICTLLIQLGMLLVVVPGILLSIAFSLSPVIAVTEKRGVLASMRTSSKLAFAHFRQTAPAVMLWLLAKVALLLLLARLPMVSPTAMAVLLNGISNIISAMLLVYVFRLYMLIRG
- a CDS encoding YkgJ family cysteine cluster protein — translated: MSNDANPCMACGACCGYFRVSFYWSEANDGGGTVPAELTEPVTPFLRCMAGTNSHPIRCCALEGNIGESVSCRIYAQRPTPCHEFERSGEYGQRNDACDRARAAYGLPPLIPAHLPLPCS